Below is a window of Manduca sexta isolate Smith_Timp_Sample1 unplaced genomic scaffold, JHU_Msex_v1.0 HiC_scaffold_1718, whole genome shotgun sequence DNA.
CCCGCCACGTAAAATCCTGGCGCATACGACTGCAAGGCGTCGTATAGTAAACCTGGAATTTAGAACGGAGACATGTGTATCGAAAAATTAGACGTAGAGAGTTTACATTAACAAGTCGGTGGTAAATGTATGTAAACTAGTAcgtataattttaagtacattcGCGGTTCCTCTGTACTCTGTTAGTGTGAATTCATTGGTCTTAGTGAGCAATTGTCGTCAAATAGTACAGTATTCGTTGGATAGTCTCTTAGAATAAAGAGCAAGACGAACATTGTTTAAGCTAGATTAATTTAGGtgcctattataaaatatatgcggTGTTTATCGTCATTATGgatgcaatattttatgttacctgCGAAAGGAGGTCCGATAAGCGAAGCGATCCCTTGAAACAGTAGAAGTAGACCAAACGCATTTGTCAGTCTCTCCAGGCCAAGAAGATCGACGAGCACTACAGATGTTAGCCCCACATAAGCACCAATAGTAAAGCCGAATGTGGTTGCATACATAGCTAAACCCCAAAATTCCCAGCAAAACATTGCCATTGCTGTACCTGgaggaaagaaatattttattagtattattttttaaaggatgacagaaaaatataactatttcttttttacataGATACTTACTTATTCCAGCGATAGTAAGACATAAATTATAAGCTAATAAGCGGTTCACCCACGGCTTATCACTTATGTATCCCAAAATAATTCTTCCCACCAGATTCGCAGCTCctattatagaaattaaatacgGTGGATTTTCTATTCCCAATTTTTCACTCATAGGCACTGTATAAACGTATGGTATGTAAAACCAATGCTGGTTAAAAGTTTGAGactgcaaataatataaatattgggtCCACAAGTAAAGACAAGTCCAACATTTCAGACAAAGCAGCTCTCGATTCTGCCGAGCAGGGTAAACATTCGCACCTCTCTTCTCTTTCTTCTTTGAGGTGTGCGCTCTTTCGGGCGATGGTGCCCTGAACTTGGCAAGGCTGGTCATACTTCCTTGGTACAAGACATCAGGTCTCTGCATTATTCCACTGCCGTGCCGAGAGTATGGTTGTTGTTTTTGTTCGTGTGGCTTGTTTAAAGCAGGTTGCGAAAGAGTTAGCCTTGCAATATCTCCATCATCCACCTTTCCATTTGCTTTAGTCACTTGTTCCGTGCTTTGAGATCTTTTGAGAGGAGACTTGTTTTTCTTGGGTAGCATCGGTTCCGTGACTGGCGTCCGCGGGCGCTCGGGCACAGGTCGGAATATGAGGCCCAATGGGATACAGTTGAGGACAAGCGCACCGATGATCGCCATGGCTCCTCTCCaaccatattttgtaattaatgctGACGTGATTGGTGCAAATAAGAATGTTCCAAGTCCGACCCGCATACTGCTATGCCTGGAACAGTACGGACATAATATATAGATGTGGAATATAACTACATAAATTATCCACATGCTGCGTAGTATTTCTAGAGTAAACCGAggcgtaaataataatatatctagatTACATTACTGattcacagcaatgctccatttGACTTTTATGAATCAGTCAATCTTGCTACAATATTTCTATTACTGTGCAGATTGAACAAtgctattatttacaattttaggcCGGATTCACCAATTTACTTCCAAAGAACAGTTTTGTCAATTACCTGTAGCAAGACTCCTGTATCGTTCGAACCAAACAGTGACGCTGACGATGGCAGGCAGGTAAATGA
It encodes the following:
- the LOC119191625 gene encoding LOW QUALITY PROTEIN: monocarboxylate transporter 13-like (The sequence of the model RefSeq protein was modified relative to this genomic sequence to represent the inferred CDS: inserted 1 base in 1 codon) — translated: MSHGVAKSAKNGSDAHAPESSRDGSESPPPPPDGGWGWMVVFASFMIHIVTDGMTYSFGVFYAEFLTYFEEGKGKTAWIVSILVGVTLSSGPISSSFVNRWGCRTVTVAGALLSATCVVISAFANNVLTLIVTIGVGAGFGFGLIYLPAIVSVTVWFERYRSLATGIAVCGXGLGTFLFAPITSALITKYGWRGAMAIIGALVLNCIPLGLIFRPVPERPRTPVTEPMLPKKNKSPLKRSQSTEQVTKANGKVDDGDIARLTLSQPALNKPHEQKQQPYSRHGSGIMQRPDVLYQGSMTSLAKFRAPSPERAHTSKKKEKRGANVYPARQNRELLCLKCWTCLYLWTQYLYYLQSQTFNQHWFYIPYVYTVPMSEKLGIENPPYLISIIGAANLVGRIILGYISDKPWVNRLLAYNLCLTIAGISTAMAMFCWEFWGLAMYATTFGFTIGAYVGLTSVVLVDLLGLERLTNAFGLLLLFQGIASLIGPPFAGLLYDALQSYAPGFY